gtccacaccgatcctccaaagagtaacccacccagactcatttccctctgactaatgcacctaacactatgggcaattgggcacagccaattcaccctgacctgcacatctttggactgtgggaggaaaccagagcacctggaggaaacccacgcagacacagggagaatgtacaaactccacactgacagttgcctgaggctagaattgaacctgggaccctggtgctgtgaggctgcagtgctaaccactgagccaccgtgccatctctgctgctcctgctccttggaagctgcttgatctactgtgtttttccagaactacactctttgactctgatctccagcatctgcggtcctcactttctcacagcaCTTTACAAAAATAATGGTAAGGGAGAACAGCgaccaggaagctttcggttaGTTTTCCACAAAGATACACAGAGGTATTTCTGCTTTACCAGCTCCTCTGCTCCATTGCTCATACCAAAACCTGGAGAGGAGCTGACAAAACATTGCAGTCAGGCAGATTCCCCTCTAGGTCATCATCTTCACCCTGTCGGCTTTCACTCACACTGATGTGCAGGAGCGGGTGTgagactggggtgggcaaagttaaaaatcacacaccaggttatagtctaacaggtttatttggaagcactagcttttggagcgctgctccttcattagctacctcacaaaggagcagcgctccgaaagctagtgcttccaaataaacctgttagactataacctgttgttgtgtgatttttaactttgttcactttCACTGTTCAGGAAAAGACATTATTGCACAcaattaagggatatgggtcaaaggcaGTTATATGGGGTTAGGCCAATCAGCCATCATCTCATTGAATTAGACAGGcatgaggctggaagaacacagcaagccaagcagcatcaggagctgCAGAAATCgccgtttcaggtgtaacccttcattAGGACTGGATGTGAGTGGAGCTGTgtataaagggggtggtgggggcagggtggtgaggtggggataggtgaagacaggtagagggtacgacctggttggtcaatgggaggaatgagtcCAGTTAGTGGCatggagcagtggaagggagggggaggggctgggaagggagtcagggaatggggAGGAAAGCTATTTGAAATGGAGGACTCAATGTTGTAGGGTGCCCAAGAGGAAGATatggtgttgttcctccagtaggagttgtggtttgttttggcaatggaggcggccaaggatGGTTCTGTAGACCGGTTGGAAAAATGATGAATAGAAGGTGGTTAGAccgctttgacaaagggtcagttagactcgaatcGTCAGGTATTTtgtctccttacagatgctgccagacctgatgggactttccagcattttctcttatgGTTTTGTAGGAAAGGGTGTgggaaatgggcggtgactgggagccTCTGTGGACTCAGCTGCGATGCTCAGTGAGCCGTTTCCTAAGTTACGttcggtctccccgatgtagaggaggccacatcgggagcacctgatgcagtaaactaggttggaggagaggcaggtgaacgtCTGTCCCATCTGGAAGGGCTGTTTGGTGCCCCGGatagaggggaggggggtgatgtaCCGGCAGGTTTTGCAACTTttacaggctcaaggggctgaatggcctattcctgtttctatGTAACTCATAAAGTGCTCCGTAAACATGCTTTGCTTAGCTTGAAGGAGAGTGCACCCTTTAGAATCCACCCTTTAGAATCCACAAtctaaaagaaaagagaaaaataaatatGTGATCTttacaacagagagagagaatgacagacagccagaaaaaaaagacttgcatttatatagcacctttcacgaCCACCAGACCTGGCAAGATGCATCCTAGGTAAATATGATCTTTTTGAAACGTAATCTTTTTTTCAATGTAGGAAAAGCTAAAGCCAGTTGGTGCACAGAAATCCCCACAGCCAGCAAGGTAACAATGATCAGATAACATTTCCATGGAGGAAAATACATCGGGAAAGGCACCAAGAGGATTCCCTGCAAAGTCATGGTGTGGGATCCTCACTGCAGGCACCACTGGGTTGGAAGACAGCACTTgtgacagcgcagcactctctCACTGCACCTCAGTCCCAGAAGCACCTTCACTGATGGGCAGCCACCCTGCAGGTAAATTGGCCTCAGGACTCATCAGGCAGGCTACAGTGATGAGGAAGAGGGAAGCCAATCACAAGGTCAGAGTGAGGGGTGTTCTCCAGCAATTCTTGCCAATGTGGTGGTTGCTGAAGAGGCGGGGCAAAGGTCATAGGCCATGGCATCATCCAACGCCCCCAATTTAACCGCCCACTCCCATGGCTTCAGCCCATTCGCAGGCAGTGTGTGGAATTCCAaccagagacagagacagcgcCAAGCTCAGAAgtacagagagaggcaggcagtatGCATATTACCTTCACCAGTTCTTCTATTGAAAGATAATCACTGAGTTTTGCGTCTCTTCGGTATCCCCAGGATTTCCGGTCTATGCTCATGCAATTCTCCCACTTATGAGCCAGCAGGTGGCCAGGATTATATCGATCAGTACAGGTGTAGTAACCACCATGCTTGCAGATTGTGTCATATCCCCAGCGGTCATTAGTTACAACTGTCTTCCCAACTGGGCTAGAACAACAACAATACAGGAGCAGAGTTAAATGAGGGGGGAGGACTGTGTCTAACAGCGAGGGGGCTGTGTCTAACAGTGAAGGAGGACTGTGTCTAACAGCGAGGGGGCTGTGTTGTGTTTGTTTACGTCTCAGACATTTTATAGACAGGATTCCTCACCCAGAAAGCAAAGGGAGCTGCATGTATACAGCAATAGTTACACCCAGAGCTGCGTTCGGGAGGGAGACTcagcattttgacccagcaacagtgaaggaacagtgatatgttTCCAAATTATACAGCAGGTTCATGTCAGGCACAACAGGAAAaccatgggattgagggtggaaAACGAGTGGAGTCAGAGGTGCGAAGGGATTAGAATTAGGTGGGGAAGAGTGTTTCCACTTGTTTTCCCTTCCTAACCTTGCCTGCTCCCTACTTTCTGGGGAAGCTATCTCCCAGTGGTATTCTGACCTGACTATTAACCCCGTGAGCCAGGAAATGTTCTATGAACCTGTGTTTGTATTCCACCACGGCagacggtggaatttgaaatcaataaaaatctggaatttagagTTGAACAATCAGCATGAAACCATTGTCTCTAGCTGGAATAACCTATTTagttcattaatgttctttaaggaaggaaactgctgtccttaaaTCAGTCTGGCTTACAgaggactccagacccacagcaacatggttgactcttaactaccctctgggcaattagggatggataatccCTTGCTAAcgacgcccacatcccatgaatgaatagaaaTTAAGGTGAGGATGGTTAGTGGTTCACCTACACAAACAGCTCAGTACCTGTGGTTATAGAGCCAATCCAGGAAACCAGTGCTGTTCCAGTAGGTATCGGGTGCACCTCCATCTCCATCAGACCAGAGAATTTCTGGCTGGTATTTGTTCACGATTTCATACAGCTCCGGTAAGCTCTTGGTTGTGGGGAACTTGTTGGTCGTGAACACATTGGCAGCATCTTCCAGGAAGTCTGGGTTAAACCATTCGAAGAGAGAATGGTACAGGCCAAATCTCAGCTTTGTCCGGTTTCTGACAGCATGGGCCAGCTCTCCAACGAGATCACAGTGAGGACCTGAGTCAACTGCATTCCAATTCCATGAGTACTTTGATCCCCACAGCGTAAAGCCTAAACAAATCACACAAACACCATCTCCTGAATGAAACATTAACACATTCTCCATCTCTGCGCCCAACCAATTTGCAACATTTTCAGATGGAGAATTGGGGTTATTCTCACTGAATCTTTCAATAAAGGCAAAACTGAGTGAATAAATAGTTAAGAAACCAAGGAAAGGAGTGTGTGGATTAATCATGAGATTTTAAAAGACAGCTGGGAGTTTGTGAGGAAGTGGTGTTCCTGAGGCCGAGTGATTGAAGTGACAACAATGTCAATATCCATGGTGACATTGGAGACACAAATGAAGGATGAAGATTGGAGGGATTTGAGAATATGGTGGGCAAATGTGATCATCAGTATTTGGATGTGCTGGGTTCACAGTCATTCGCCGGGGATAGAGAAAATGCCACACTTCCTTCTTTTGATTTCTACTTCCCTATAAACTTAAACAAACTCACGCACATGAGGAATCATCCAATATGAACATGAAGAAAGATTAGTCCTAATAATTTTTTGCAATAAATAAATTTTTATCTTAACTGCAAAAGGGATAACAGTCCTGATTGTTTAAAGAAAACGATTTTAAAAAGCTTgctttagaatcacagaatctctatagtgtggaagaggcccttcagcccaacaagtccacactgaccctccgaacagtatcccGCCCAAACCCATTTCCTTTCCCTATTACTCTAGATTCACCCCTAACTCACACATCCtagaacactataggcaatttagcatggctaattcaccctgacctgcacatctttggactgtggaaggaaaccgatgcacctggaggaaacttacgcagacacagggagaaagtccaacctcacagacttaagacattctacactgacatacacacacatatacactctctcactcacaaccccccaacccagacacacacacacacacacacacacacacaaagacccgcATGCACACAAATACATaaacgtttgtggggtgaatttgtacttgtagagttacattgtactttgctcaaaaactgcatgaattcatgtaaaactgttttctcactttttagtttacaatcaatctaaacattatggcaaagATAGCGAACACAGGGGGCgatcaccttcaacatattgtctagcaaacacccattgttacagttaaccggagaatgcaacattttaaaaaaaaggttttgtgatttacacatgaaagaaatgaagctATTATAGTATTCTAACAAATGAAAGCCTCGACAAACAATTAAGGTattattcaatgtataatttcagttacatcacactgtaaacttttgctataaattcggtgtctgacaattgtgtcctccacaaccacctgatgaaggagtggcgctccaagctagtgcttccaattaaacctgttggactataacctggtgttgtgtgacttttaactttgtacaccccagtccaacaccagcatctccaaatcatgaagggcatggatagggtcaataggcaaagtcttttccctggggtcaagtcatccagaactagagggcatcgctttaggatgagaggggaaagatataaaagagacctgaggggcaaccttttcacacagagggaggtacgggtatggaatgagctgccagaggaagtggtggaggctggtacaattgcaacatttaagaggcatttggatgggtatatgaataggaagggtttggagggatatgggccgggtgctggcaggtgggactagatggggttgggatatctggttggcatggacgggttggaccaaaaggtctgtttccatgctgtacatctctatgactctacaaggaCTGAGAATGAATAAAGAAACCCACACTGGAATTATTCTTACTGACCAGAAGCCCAGCTCATACCTGCACCTTTAAAGTATTGAGCCATGTGTTACCTTCATGGTGTTTAGAAGTCAGAACAACATACTTGGCCCCTGAAGCACTCAGTAGTTCAGCCCATTCAGTTGCATTGAAGAAGGAAGCTGAGAACATGGGGGCAAAGTCTGCATAAGTAAATCCAGGAGGATAGTTTTTCTCCATAAACTCAACATAGGGTTTCAGTTTCTCTTTCTGCCAATAGTAcctaaaacaaaatacaaacaaaTGAAAACCTTTAATCACTTCAGGCATTATAATTAATGTGCTGGTTTCCATTAACAAACGCTCTCAAAGGCAAATGAACTCCAACCAAAACAGGGCTGTAGTGAGTGACCTTTGACCAAAACTGGGCTATACTTGGGACCATTGACCAAGATCGGGCTATAGCAGGCATAGTTAGCTACCATTAACCAAGAACAGTCTAGGTAGTTACCATTGATCAAGACCTAGCTATTGTTAGTGACCATTAACTAAGACCAGGCTATAGTTAGTGACTGTTGACCAAGTCTGAGCTATAGTTAATGACCATTGACCTAGACTGAACTATACTTAGTGACCATTGACCAAGACCAAATTGTAGTTAATGGCCATCAACCCAGATCAGACTATAGCTAGTGATCATTGAACAAGACCACACTATAATTAGTGACCATCAACTGAGACCAGGCTATAGTTATTGACCATTGACCCAGATTGGGCTATAATTAGTGACCATCAACTAAGACCACACTTTAGTTACTGACCATGAACCAAGACTGGGTTATAGTTAGTGACCATCAACTGAGACCAGGCTATAGTTAGTGACCATCAACTAAGACCACACTTTAGTTACTGACCATCAACTGAGGCCAAACTATAGTtcttccgcttcggaacacttcaaccccagggcatcaatgtggacttcaccagtttcctcatttcccctccccctttaCCCCAGTTccgaccttccagctcagcaccaccctcatgacctgtcctacctgccaatctcccttcccacctatccactccacccctcctctctgacctatcaactccatccacactcccattcacctattgtactccttgctgccttctccccagccctatcccaccccccatttatctctccaccctggaggcttcctgcctctattcctgatgaagggcttttgcccaaaacattgattttcctgctcctcagatgctgcctgacctgctgtgcttttccagcaccactctgatctaaacttttGTATAGTTAGTGACTATTAACCGAGACCAGGCAGTAGTTAGTGACCATCAACCGAGACCAGGCTATAGTTAGTGACCACTAAGCAAGACTGGACGACAATGTGTAAGCAGCAGAGAGTTCTGGACAATAACCAATAACTGCTAACCAGCTGGCGCTAGGGTAAGGAAATGCTAACTAATCCCAAGTTGGGGATGTTGTTGATTGACAGCTCAAACCCACGCGGGTTAGTTCCGCAAATCAAAAGACGAACACACAATGTCTGTAATGACCCGGGGAAGGGACAGGATATTGGAGAGAGATGTTTGTGAGGGGAGTAATTccatccaccccccaccccccacccccccgaagGAGCTGAGTACTCACCAGAACCACTCACTGCCGAAGCTGGGCACCGAGAAAACCCCCCAATGAATGAAGATGCCAAACTTGGCTTGGTCATACCAGGGGGGCAGGGGCCGAGAGTCAATGATGTCCCAGCTCGGAGCTGGCACAGACTGAGAGCTGGAGAGCAGTGAGAGCTGGAGCGAGAGGAGGCTATTCAGGCACCAGCTGCTGTACATCGCTGTACCCCGCCCAGCAGCTGCAGGCTGTCCAGACCAGGAAATACAAACCAGGAAGAAAAGGCAGATcgctctctccctatcactgtacatTCCCGCTGGGTCCTAGTGAGCACTTCCGTCACCCCAGCAATCCTGGGAATGAGACAGGAAACGGCAGAAAGGTTTACAAACTGTCGTAGCCCTCACCCTGTGGCAGTATTAACACTGAGTTCAGCTATAACTTGTGTTAATTCACTTTAACAGCCGTTCACTGATTTGTTTGGATACGGGGTTATCTCGATCCTGGTAAGAATAatgactgaaaaatgtgttgctggaaaagcacagcaggtcaggcagcatccgaggagcaggagaatcaacgtttcgggcatgagcccttcttcaggaatatcaagggctcatgcccgaaacatcgattctactgctccttggatgctgcctgacctgctgtgcttttccagcaacacatttttcagctctgatctccagcatctgcaatcctcactttctcctcgaataaTGACTGTTCTTACACCACttgcaggaggccattcggcaaTCTCTGGGCTGTCCCAGCACTCAGTTAAACCGTGATTTATCCGTGATTTACCCCCTATTAGTCCGCCTCCGtttcatatccctcaaaaccccgCCCAAACCAAACTCGGATCAATCGCAGATTTAGCAGCACgagagctggagtaggccattcggcccctcgagtgTGCTCTGCTTTTCTACACGTTCAAGatttgtgtggtgctggaaaagcacagcaggtcaggcagcatccgaggagcaggaaaatcgatgaatACCCTATACGCACCCTACACCCATATGCCCTGGTGTCATTAGAAATTACATTGAGCAATCTCTTTGTTAAACCCATTTAACGACTCAGCTTGCACAATCTCTGGAGGAAAGAATGTCAAAGATTCAGCGCTGGATAAGATTCAgcagtgaagaagttcctcctcatcttcaACCTAAATGGCAGGCACTTCATTTTGTAACTGTGCTCCCTGTTCCTAATATTTCTGACAGAATCTCCCAACAATTGGTGCAAGTTATGTCATTGATGcctgtcaatttttttttgtcaataaattagagtcctagagatgtacaccacagaaacagacccttcggttcaactcgtccatgctgaccagatatcctaaattcatcgagtgccatttgccagcacttgacccatatccctctaaacccttcctattcatttacccatccagatgccttgtaattgtaccagcctccaccacttcctctggcagctcattccacacacgtaccaccctgtgcataaaaagttgcccctttaggacctttttaaatcttgcccctctcaccctgaacctatgc
This is a stretch of genomic DNA from Chiloscyllium punctatum isolate Juve2018m chromosome 11, sChiPun1.3, whole genome shotgun sequence. It encodes these proteins:
- the fuca2 gene encoding plasma alpha-L-fucosidase — encoded protein: MYSSWCLNSLLSLQLSLLSSSQSVPAPSWDIIDSRPLPPWYDQAKFGIFIHWGVFSVPSFGSEWFWYYWQKEKLKPYVEFMEKNYPPGFTYADFAPMFSASFFNATEWAELLSASGAKYVVLTSKHHEGFTLWGSKYSWNWNAVDSGPHCDLVGELAHAVRNRTKLRFGLYHSLFEWFNPDFLEDAANVFTTNKFPTTKSLPELYEIVNKYQPEILWSDGDGGAPDTYWNSTGFLDWLYNHSPVGKTVVTNDRWGYDTICKHGGYYTCTDRYNPGHLLAHKWENCMSIDRKSWGYRRDAKLSDYLSIEELVKTLVETISCGGNLLMNIGPTHDGRILPIFEERLRQMGQWLKVNGEAIYSTKTWRVQNDTITPGVWYTAGVEKGVVYAIFLTWPKLGMLVLGAPHVTAGETKVTLIGYPERLQWEKFGEQGLLVLLPRVNINQLPCQWAWSLKLSEAT